The region GCTCCCTTAGGGCCATAATACCCACACCACTGTTGAGTTTGCCAAAGAAATGGTCGGCCGAGAAGAGGTAGCTCTGAAAACCATTGGCAATAAAAGGCCATTGATTACGGTAATTGAGCGTGACCTTTGTGCCATCGGAAGATCCGGCCAGCGAAGGGGCCAGGTAAAGTGATGTACCGTAAAACTGGGAGAACTGGGGGTCCTGCGCCCTTAACGTTCCGCCCAGCATTAGCACAATGCCCAGTAAAAATATTTTTATATGAATCGCTTTATCGCAGTAGTGTAACATCTCCAGTTTTTTCAAAGGTTTTACCATTGATAAATTTTCCTTCTACCTTCCAGATATATACATCCTGGGGGCATAACTTTCCGTTGTAATAACCGTCCCATCCCACATCTACATCTTTACTTTCGAACATGAGTTCGCCCCAGCGGTTGTAAATATACAGATTGTATTCCACAACCCCTTCGGCCATTGGGTGGAAAATGTTGTTACTTACATCAGAATCGCTGTAGGCACCATCCGAAGGCCCTGCCAGCGAAGGGGTAAAGGCATTAGGAAAAACAACCTGCCCTTTGCCAATAACCTCAATGTAGTTTTCTCGTGTGGCTGAGGCCTGGCAGCCAAAAGCACTGGTGGCAGTGAGTGAAACAGTATATTGTCCTTCCGTGCTGTAGTAATGCGTCGGGTTTTTGTCAGTGCTGGTCGATCCATCGCCAAAGTCCCATAAATAATCAGAAGCATACTGGGTGAGGTTGTAGCACTGGGTCTGATCGCCGGGAATCATAAGCAGGCGGGGCTCCATGGTGAATGATACCTCAGGCAGTGGATATACCTTGACAGAACCAGCTGCATTTACAGCACCATTATCACCCACTACGGTCAGTGTAATGGGATAAGTGGCAGCCGAATCAAATGTGTGTGTGGGCTGCTGCTCTGTAGATGATGTACCATCGCCAAAGTCCCACAGGTAATCGTAATTGTCGTCGGGGTACTGCGAAGCTTCAGCCGTAAAAGTGACGGTATGTGGCACACAACCTGCGGTATCGTCAATATTGAATTCAGCAGTAACCACGGGCGGATCAATGGTGATGCTTTCGCTGGCATTGTCTGCACAATTAAAATCATTGTTCACCACACTCAGATCAATGGTGTAAGTACCCCATGTATCGTAAGTGTGCGCACCCGGGAACATTTGTGTCGAAGTATTACCATCGCCAAAGCTCCATTGGTAGCTGAAAGGCCCGCCATTGGTTAAATCAGTAATGGTAACTGTACTTTGCGGGTATTGCTGCGTAGCCGGATCGGCCTCAAACTCGGCCGCAGGCTGCACATACACGGTTACATTTTTTGTGATGGAGTCTGTACACTCATAATCAGAAGCTGCCACGAGCTTCACGGGAATAGTTTGGTTGGTGTATCCCTGAATTTCGAATCGGTTGGTTGGGTTCTGCTGATTAGATGTGGTGCCATCGCCAAAGTCCCAGTAGAAATTGTCGGCATTGACCGATAAATTGTCAAAGGCCGTAGTGAGAGGGTTACACCCGCGGTCGGTTTCAATATTGAAATCAGCCGATACGTTGGGGTATACATTGAGCAATAGCGAACTGCTGTCGGTACAGCCCCTGTTGGTCTGGGTAAAGAGCTCCAGCTGATAACTGGCCGTGCTGTTTCCTGTGTTGTTGTACGTATAATTGAGTGTGGCACTGGATGAGGTCTCCCCGTTTCCGAGGCGCCACTGGAAATCGTCATACCCGATGGAGGTATTTTGAGCCAGAATTTCGAGCGGACTGCAACTTTCGGTATTGTCAATTGTAAACTGGCTTTTGGGCAGGTGATTAACCCTGATGGTTGCAGTGGTATCATCCTGGCACTCAAAATCATTGGTGGCCAGTAAATAAACATCGTAAAACACATCGTTGGTAGAGCTGAAATTGGTAAATGTGTGCGTCGGGTTGGTTACCGTGGCACTGGTCTGGTCGTCAAAATCCCAGTAAAAATTGTTGCTACCCAGCGAAGTGTTTGTAAAGTCGACGGTAAGAGGATGACACCCTTCTGTAGAAGAGAGGTCGTAGGTGGCCCTGACATTAGGATAAACCGAAACGGTTTTGGTCATAGAGTCGCGGCAGTTACCGGCAGTGTTGGTCACCAGTAGCTGGGCATCAAAGGTTGCGGTGTTGGTGTATGAGCTGTTGGTGTACTGATGGCTTACATCCTGCAGTACATTTACATCATAGGTATCGCCATCGCCAAAGGTCCACTGGTAGGTATCGGCCCCCTGTGTGGTATTTACAAATGTAGCATCGAAAGGATTACACCCTGCACTTGGGTCAATGGCAAATTCTGCTTTCAGTGCTTTTTCAACCACCACGGTCGAAGATTGCTGATCGGTACACCCGTATTCAGAGGTTGTGGTGTGCCAAACCTCAAAAGTTGTGGTACCATTGTAGTTGAAATGCTCGAAATTGTGAGGTGGGTCCTGCTCGTCAGAAGATGTACCATCACCAAAGTCCCAGTCGTGGTTCACGTTGACCGTATTGCCACCGGGCTCATAAGTGAAGTTCACCGGCAGCGGGTTACAACCGCGATCGGTATCCTGGCTGAAATTGGCCGTCACTTCCGGATAGGCCGTAATTTGCTTTGTCACCGAGTCGACACAATTTCCGGGCCCTGAATTAGATACCACGAGCTTCACATCCTGTGTAATATTGAAATTAGTGGTGTTGTTCAGCGTAGTCGATGCCGTGCTTGTGCTGCTTACCGGGTTACCATCGATGTACCACTGCCATGAATTAATATCACCTACAGAAGCATCCTGGAAAGAAGCACTGAAAGGTGAGCAGCCAGCAGCAGCCGGCATTACAAATTTGGCATCGAGCCTTGAAGCCACCTCCACCGAGCTGTAAGTAGAGTCTTTACAACCATGTTGCGACTCTACCAGCAGCTTAATATTGTAAGTGCGCGGCGATTCGGTCTGGTTATTAAAAGTGTGTGTTGGGTTGGCCAGGTTGCTGCTCGACTCATCGCCAAAATCCCATGTGTAGTCAACCGGTATGGGGAATGCCGGGTTGTGTGTAAAATCAACCGTAAGCGGATTACACCCCTGGGTAACGGGATGATTGAAAGTGGCATCCACTTCGGGATAAATGGTAATGATTTTTTGAGCCGTATCGGTACAGCCAAACCCACTGCCATTTTCTACAATGAGCATAATGGTATCCTGCCTTGCAACCCCGCTGTTGTTATTGATAATAATTTGCGGGTTGGCCAGGTTAGAGAATGAAGTCCCGTTACGCAGCCATGTTCGTGTGGCCACATCACCATTGGAAATATCCTCAAACTCGACCTGGAAAGGGGCGCAACCGCTGACTGCGCTAACCGACATCCGGGCTTCCACATACGAACCTACTGTAACCACGGAGTTGGCAGAATCTTTACAGTTGTATGGTGAGGTGACATTGAGTTGCACATTATAAATTTTAGATGCAGCAGTGTTGTTTACAAAGGTGTGGGAAGGATTTTGCAGTGCCGAGGAGTTGTTGTCGTCAAAATCCCAGTTGAAACTCATGGCCGGGTTGTTGGCCGGGGTATGAGTAAAATTCACAGTTAAAGGATTACAACCTTCGTCTACATCCTGAATATAGGTAGCATCAACAGATGGGTAAATGGTTACGGTACGTTGCATGCTGTCTTCGCAGGCCCCACCGGTGTTTGAGCCAATGAGTGTAATGACCGTATCAATAGGGTTGTTGGTGGTGTTGTACAGCGTAATGGCTGCAGGCGACTGAGCAGAAGAGAAAACCACATCTTCTTTTTTCCATGTCCATGTATCAATACCACCCGATGAAGTGTTGGTAGGCCTGATTGTAAAAGGCGAACAACCCTGGGCAGTATCGAGGGTGAAAGCAATATCGTAATATGGACCCACATCCACGGTAGTGGTAGCCGTATCTTTACAACCGCGGGCCGTTTGCACTGCCAGCTCCACGTCGAAAGTGGTTGTGGTTGTATTAAAGTGCTGATAGGTGTGGGTAATGGCACTGTCGCTGCCCGAAGAAGCATCGCCAAAATTCCAGCTGAGTTGCACATCCACATTATTGGTGGGTGTGTGTGCAAAATCCACATCCAGTGGGTTGCAACCACTAAGTGGTGCTGCGGTGAAGGTGGCGTCGGGTTCCGGGTAAACTTCAAAAAGTTGTGTAATTGTATCGGAGCAACCGGCAGCATTAAACACTACCTGCTGCGCTGTGTAAAGCAATGTGCCCGAGGTTGCATTGGTATAAGTATGTGTGAGTGGGCCACTGCCATTTTCAAGCGGAGAGCCATCGCCCCAGTCCCATTCATACGAGCTTACCGGACCAAGGGATTGGTCCAGAAAGTTTACGTCTAAATCCGTACATCCGCTGTTTTTGTCGCTTGTGAAACCAGCAGAAATAGCCGGGTGCACTAAAATATCAATTGAAGCTGTGTCTTTACATCCTGCATTTCCTTCGACAATTTGATATACGGTGAATAACGAATCAGTATCGCCAAAGTTTTGGAATACATGAGTTGTGTCGCCAACTCCGTTGAGTACTGTACCATCGCTGAAGTCCCACTTTCTTGATGTAATGGGGCCAATTGCAGTGTCGGTAAATTGAACAGCTGTGCCATGACAGATGTCTATTGCATCCTGATCGAAACCAGCCGATACCTGGGGATAAACCAGAATATCAGTAGAATCGGCATCCTGGCAGCCATCGCTGCTGAATACTTCCAGTTTAAGCTTTCTTAATAGATTGCCTGCTGTTGTATTTTGATAAATATGCGATCCGGGGTTGTTGATAAATGATGTATCACCGTCACCCCACACCCATTGTAGGTTGTCGATTGTGGCAAGTGACGATAAGTTTGTAACGTCTACCTCTAAAGGTGCACAGCCGGCAGTTTTATTAATGAAATAATCTGCATTAACCGGAGGGTGTACTGTTACAGTTTGATTTGCTGTGTCTTTGCAATTGTAGGGCGATGTAGCCACCATCTCTACATCAAAAATATCATCAGTGGTGCCGGAATTTGAAAAAGTGTTCGACGGATTCTCGCTGAATGCCAGGTTTCCGTCACCAAAATCCCACTTATATGTATTCCCGGTTGATGAAGTAGTATTGTTAAATGTAATATCCATTGGGCTACAACCGGCAGTATCAATGGGGGTAAAGTCTGCATTTACATCGGGATATATAATGGCCTGTCTTTCAAATGCGTCAGCGCAGAGTGTTCTGTAAGCGGCGAGTAGAATATTTATAGTATCGGGCTCGGTGCCGGTATTGTCATATATTAGTGTTGGTTCTGCATCCGATGAAAAGGCTACTCCATCTATATACCAGTTATACCCAGCGGAAGCCCCTATGGAATTATTTATGGTGTTAACATGCAATGAGTCGCAGGTAATAATTGGATCGCTAGTAGTGTAATAAGCTTGTACAAGTGAATCTACATTAACGGTAACTTCTTTTGTTTCGATACCTGTACACGGATTATTAATTTCAACTAAAAACTTATGGCTCCCTGGTGTGGGCTTAACTTTTATGATATTTGAGGTTAGATCGCCTTCCATACAACCAGGACATGTAGAGGAACTCCATTGGTAGCTGATACCTCCCTGTGCCCTGAGGAAAGTCGAATCGCCATAGCATAGCTCTATTAAGCCTGAATTTGTGCCGGTTGCAACTGCAGCAGATTCGTTGGTTTTAAAATCCGAAAAGTACCCATATTTACAGCCTGTAGTTGTAGTTCCGTTGTATAGTCCGAGCTGAAAAATACCTTTTGTATTGTATATGGTAGTAACTTCTCCAATGGGCACTCCACCACCAGTACCATTGGCAAACTGATTCTGGTTCCGATCAAGGTAATACCAGGCATTTCCGGTATTGGGCACCGGAAGGAAATAACCGGTAGGAATGTTCCAGGTACTTCCATCTTCATATTCCATTACAAAACCGTCCCTGTCATTTTCTTTGACCAAAAGGTTGATGAAAAAATCACCGCCCACTGTACGGGTGAAACTAACTCGTGTCGATCCTTTACATCCATCAATTGTGGGCAATAGCGCGCCCCCCATTTCTTCTCCGAATCCACCAACATGGAAAAGATATACGGGTTCAGATGTATTAACATAATCCGTAGCGTCGGTCATTGAGTGGGCGTAGGTTTCTCCCTGATCCAAATCCGGATCTACAATTACTCCGTCTACTTCTACCTGGGTATTATCTGCTGTAGCTAAAATAAAAAAATACTCATCTACATGTGCTAAAGTTAATCTTGTTCGTACAACAATATATTCCTGTCCAATTTTTAACTCACCATCAACACCTGGTGTTTCGATGGGGACCAGTTGGTCTCCAAGCAGATCCCAGCCGCCAGAAGGAGAATCTACAGAGTCATCTGAAACGGTAACGGCGATAGCTTTATCATTTGTTACTGTTATATGTGTTCCACCCAGGTGACTGCCTATATTTTCATCTTGTGATACGACAGAATAGGTTTCACCTCTGTTCAATGTGATGGTAAATGTGCCTGCCGGGTGATTGTTGGAGGCAACAGGTAAGTCTATTTCTATTTGTGTGTTATCTTCTGTAGCGACAATATCAATGCGGTTTCTTGCCACAGGTGTATAGCCAAAATGATTATTGAATTTGTCCTGCACGGGAACCCAAAATTCATAGCCCAATCCATTATGTCCTTTAAGTGAATATATATCTCTGTTATTGTTTGGGTCTACTTCATAATATGCCGTTACAGGGTTGTCGGAGACTATCAGTATTCCATTAACATCCGGGCCTCCCATTTCTCTCGATTCTACAATGGCTTTTCTGGCATCGAGGTTTATACTCTGCGTTTCATACCCGTTTAATGTAATATTTATTGGGTTGAAAGCACCCGGAGGTGCAACCGGCATGGTTATTTCCACATTTGTAGGTACGGCGTCCTGCGTTGACGATATGACAAGATTGATGGGTTCATCATTATGTTGTTCCGTTACTGCAGGAGCCACAAACCAAAAAATCGAATCTACCTGGGCAGACGATATGATTGGTATAATTGACAAAAATATAATCAGGATAGTATTACGCATGAGGTTTTATTTTGTTTATACGGAAATTTTAAAATTTGTTTCCTTTAATTAACAATTTATTAACTACTGAAGGTGTGTTAAAAAACTATGGATATTGCTGATGCAAAACTAAGTATCCCTGTTTTATATTTCATTAACATACTGAGATTAGTTTTGTTAAAATAATATTAAAAATACTAATTTAGCAAAAAAAATTGACTAAACCTTTTTACTTTTACATACGTAAGTTAAAATATGATCATTAAAATATTCTGTAATGTGCTATAAGAAATTTATTTTAATAATATTTGTTTTTCTAACTAATGCTTCAATTGCTTTTTCACAGGTCTTTTTTGAAGAAGATTTTGAGCACGAAGGGGCATTACCAGAAACCTGGACACAGGAATATATTCATGACAATTATGATTGGAGGGCCTCCCCTGGGGGGCATACCGAAACTCCAAGTATTCCGGGTTCAAGAAAACCACCCGAAGCCTTTGAGGGTGAGTATAATGCAATGTTTGAAAAACTTACCCTCACAAATGCTACTACGCGCTTTATAACACCAAAGATTGACTTAACTTTTGCCATTAAGGCCCAATTAAGGTTTTATCATGCTCAGCTTAAGAGAACATTACTTTCTGGTGGAACCTTTAATGATAAACTAAAGATTTATGGCAAATATACCGATGAGCTCGACAATGTTTCATGGGTTTTATTGGCTTCCTATGAAGAGGAAGTACCAGAATGGACGCTCAGGACTATAAATATCCCGGACTCACTAAATCAAAATAATTTTCAAATCGCTTTTGAAGGCATCACAGGTCCCGGTTGGGGTGTGTGTGTCGACAGTGTGTCATTGATTGAAAATGGTTTGATTACAAGATATATAGATCGTATTGAGGTCAAACAGCCGGTGACAAGTTATGTCCCATCAGGTTCTTTAAACAACCCCATATTGCGGGTTGATTTTTCGGTTAAAGGAAATCAAGGTGAAATTACACTTGATTCAATGCTATTTGAATCTTTGAATGATGCTGCAGTAAATTTGACCACTGACGGTTTGAAAATTTATGCTTCAAATGATACGCTTTTCCGAAATGTGCAATTACTTTCGACACCAGGTAATTATGTGTCTCAAGAACACTTATTTACAGGTATTGATTATAGCTTTGAAACAGGAGTGACATCCATATGGTTGACATATGACATGCCAGCAAGCATTACGCATGATCTCCATGGAGCAGTGCTTGATGCAATGATTCCTGCCGGAGGAATAAGGGTTGAAGGACAGGCTTATCCCATACAGAATGCTTCTCCCTCAGGACATAGAGAATTGGCAGAAACTTTATTTTTTGATGATTTTGAGACAGATAAAGGTTGGAGTTTTACAACTGAATTTCAACGCGGGGCTCCCCAGGGTGAAGGTGGAATTAACTATGGTTTTCCCGATCCATTGGAGGCACATTCCGGAGTTAATGTGATTGGTACCGATTTAGAAGGCCTCGGTAGTAAAAGTGGTGATTATGAAAATCTATTAGTGAAAGATCAGTATGACGCTGAGACACCAACAATAAATACGGATTATTTTGCTAATATGGAATTTAAGTTTCAACGTTGGCTTAATATTGAAAGCTTCGATACAGCCAGAATCTATTACGACTTGAATGGTGATAACCAATGGAAAGAGATTTGGCGAAATAAAGGTGTTGTTTTAGAGAATAGATGGAACGAAGTTGGAATGACACTGCCAGAGCAAACCAATTTTAATAACTCCATAAGACTTAAATTTACCCTGGGAGGAACAGATGATTATACAGTTTATTCGGGTTTGAACATTGATGATTTGGCGTTGGTGGGTAATTTTATAAGTTATGATATTGGCGTTGTCCAATATCTTGGACCTACCTGTAACTGCTACCATACCTCTCAGGAACAGATATCAGTAAAAGTTACCAACAGGGGGTATGAAACTGCCAGTAATATTCCAATTGGATTTTCATTTGATGGCGGAGAGACCTGGACCATGGATGAAATAGCTGCCAGTATTGCAAGCAATGATACCATTACTTATACATTTTCAGAGTTTGCTGATTTTTCAAATGGAGGTTGGTACGATATTTTAATAAAGACATTTCTCCCTGAAGATGAAATTCCGGAAAATGACATGCTTCAAAAAGATCAGTTTATGCCCTACAGGGAAGCTTTGCCTTATTACACAGGGTTTGAGACAGACGATGGTAGATGGCATATAACTGATACCAGTGATACGTGGGAGCGAGGCGTTCCAAATTATGATGTAATTAATGAAACCGCAACCGGAAATAAAGCCTGGGTAACCAAATTGACGTTTAATTATACAAATAATGCCAATGCATTACTTGAGGGGCCATGTTTTGATTTATCTCAGCTGGAAAAACCTGTTTTTGAGTGTAAGGTTTGGGGCCAAATTAATGATGAAGGAGACGGATTAACACTGATGTATAGTATTGATGGAGGTGAGACATGGCAACCAGTAGCCGATGATCAGTATTACAATTGGAACTGGTATAACAATCAAACTCCTAATCCCCCGGCTACCACTGCCTGGGATACATCTTCGACAGATTGGATTGTGATGCGTACCATACTTCCCGATGCACTGGATGCATACGACTATGTCAAATTTGGATTCCTTTTCACCTCTGACGAAGGTGGAGTTAGTGAAGGGGTTGCTGTCGATGATGTGGCTATTTATGAATCACCTTTGGATTTTACCGTTTCAGCCCTAAATTATCCGCAAACAGATTGTGAATGGCCGGATACCACACATGTGAAAATTAATATTGAGAACAAAGCTCCCGTAACGGCACTCTCCGGTACAGAGGTTCCTGTGAAATTTATTTGGCAGGAACAACACATTGTAACCGATACAGTAATTCTCGATCAGGATTTGGCACCCGATACCCCGTATGAGCATTTATATAGTGCTACTGTACCTATGGATTCGGCCGGTGATTATGATTTTAAGTTTATCACTCTATATGAAGATGATCCGTATTATTATGGGGCAAGTAACGATACAACCACCTCATTAGTTAGCGTAAATGGAATGCCGCAATACAATCCATTTCCTCCAATTACAGGGAAGCCCTCAGGGTCAGTAGACTTAGATGCCGGAGCCGGTTATACCGGTTATGCCTGGAGTACTGGTTATACCGGACAGGTGCTTTCAGTTTTTGCAGACGATACTTACACGGTAACAGTTACAAATGGTGAAGGATGCACTGCTGTCGATTCAACGGAAGTTATCACTTCTACCGATGATCTGGAAATGAACGAAGTTTTAACCTCCATTGATAATGTAT is a window of Salinivirga cyanobacteriivorans DNA encoding:
- a CDS encoding PKD domain-containing protein gives rise to the protein MRNTILIIFLSIIPIISSAQVDSIFWFVAPAVTEQHNDEPINLVISSTQDAVPTNVEITMPVAPPGAFNPINITLNGYETQSINLDARKAIVESREMGGPDVNGILIVSDNPVTAYYEVDPNNNRDIYSLKGHNGLGYEFWVPVQDKFNNHFGYTPVARNRIDIVATEDNTQIEIDLPVASNNHPAGTFTITLNRGETYSVVSQDENIGSHLGGTHITVTNDKAIAVTVSDDSVDSPSGGWDLLGDQLVPIETPGVDGELKIGQEYIVVRTRLTLAHVDEYFFILATADNTQVEVDGVIVDPDLDQGETYAHSMTDATDYVNTSEPVYLFHVGGFGEEMGGALLPTIDGCKGSTRVSFTRTVGGDFFINLLVKENDRDGFVMEYEDGSTWNIPTGYFLPVPNTGNAWYYLDRNQNQFANGTGGGVPIGEVTTIYNTKGIFQLGLYNGTTTTGCKYGYFSDFKTNESAAVATGTNSGLIELCYGDSTFLRAQGGISYQWSSSTCPGCMEGDLTSNIIKVKPTPGSHKFLVEINNPCTGIETKEVTVNVDSLVQAYYTTSDPIITCDSLHVNTINNSIGASAGYNWYIDGVAFSSDAEPTLIYDNTGTEPDTINILLAAYRTLCADAFERQAIIYPDVNADFTPIDTAGCSPMDITFNNTTSSTGNTYKWDFGDGNLAFSENPSNTFSNSGTTDDIFDVEMVATSPYNCKDTANQTVTVHPPVNADYFINKTAGCAPLEVDVTNLSSLATIDNLQWVWGDGDTSFINNPGSHIYQNTTAGNLLRKLKLEVFSSDGCQDADSTDILVYPQVSAGFDQDAIDICHGTAVQFTDTAIGPITSRKWDFSDGTVLNGVGDTTHVFQNFGDTDSLFTVYQIVEGNAGCKDTASIDILVHPAISAGFTSDKNSGCTDLDVNFLDQSLGPVSSYEWDWGDGSPLENGSGPLTHTYTNATSGTLLYTAQQVVFNAAGCSDTITQLFEVYPEPDATFTAAPLSGCNPLDVDFAHTPTNNVDVQLSWNFGDASSGSDSAITHTYQHFNTTTTTFDVELAVQTARGCKDTATTTVDVGPYYDIAFTLDTAQGCSPFTIRPTNTSSGGIDTWTWKKEDVVFSSAQSPAAITLYNTTNNPIDTVITLIGSNTGGACEDSMQRTVTIYPSVDATYIQDVDEGCNPLTVNFTHTPANNPAMSFNWDFDDNNSSALQNPSHTFVNNTAASKIYNVQLNVTSPYNCKDSANSVVTVGSYVEARMSVSAVSGCAPFQVEFEDISNGDVATRTWLRNGTSFSNLANPQIIINNNSGVARQDTIMLIVENGSGFGCTDTAQKIITIYPEVDATFNHPVTQGCNPLTVDFTHNPAFPIPVDYTWDFGDESSSNLANPTHTFNNQTESPRTYNIKLLVESQHGCKDSTYSSVEVASRLDAKFVMPAAAGCSPFSASFQDASVGDINSWQWYIDGNPVSSTSTASTTLNNTTNFNITQDVKLVVSNSGPGNCVDSVTKQITAYPEVTANFSQDTDRGCNPLPVNFTYEPGGNTVNVNHDWDFGDGTSSDEQDPPHNFEHFNYNGTTTFEVWHTTTSEYGCTDQQSSTVVVEKALKAEFAIDPSAGCNPFDATFVNTTQGADTYQWTFGDGDTYDVNVLQDVSHQYTNSSYTNTATFDAQLLVTNTAGNCRDSMTKTVSVYPNVRATYDLSSTEGCHPLTVDFTNTSLGSNNFYWDFDDQTSATVTNPTHTFTNFSSTNDVFYDVYLLATNDFECQDDTTATIRVNHLPKSQFTIDNTESCSPLEILAQNTSIGYDDFQWRLGNGETSSSATLNYTYNNTGNSTASYQLELFTQTNRGCTDSSSLLLNVYPNVSADFNIETDRGCNPLTTAFDNLSVNADNFYWDFGDGTTSNQQNPTNRFEIQGYTNQTIPVKLVAASDYECTDSITKNVTVYVQPAAEFEADPATQQYPQSTVTITDLTNGGPFSYQWSFGDGNTSTQMFPGAHTYDTWGTYTIDLSVVNNDFNCADNASESITIDPPVVTAEFNIDDTAGCVPHTVTFTAEASQYPDDNYDYLWDFGDGTSSTEQQPTHTFDSAATYPITLTVVGDNGAVNAAGSVKVYPLPEVSFTMEPRLLMIPGDQTQCYNLTQYASDYLWDFGDGSTSTDKNPTHYYSTEGQYTVSLTATSAFGCQASATRENYIEVIGKGQVVFPNAFTPSLAGPSDGAYSDSDVSNNIFHPMAEGVVEYNLYIYNRWGELMFESKDVDVGWDGYYNGKLCPQDVYIWKVEGKFINGKTFEKTGDVTLLR
- a CDS encoding T9SS type A sorting domain-containing protein: MCYKKFILIIFVFLTNASIAFSQVFFEEDFEHEGALPETWTQEYIHDNYDWRASPGGHTETPSIPGSRKPPEAFEGEYNAMFEKLTLTNATTRFITPKIDLTFAIKAQLRFYHAQLKRTLLSGGTFNDKLKIYGKYTDELDNVSWVLLASYEEEVPEWTLRTINIPDSLNQNNFQIAFEGITGPGWGVCVDSVSLIENGLITRYIDRIEVKQPVTSYVPSGSLNNPILRVDFSVKGNQGEITLDSMLFESLNDAAVNLTTDGLKIYASNDTLFRNVQLLSTPGNYVSQEHLFTGIDYSFETGVTSIWLTYDMPASITHDLHGAVLDAMIPAGGIRVEGQAYPIQNASPSGHRELAETLFFDDFETDKGWSFTTEFQRGAPQGEGGINYGFPDPLEAHSGVNVIGTDLEGLGSKSGDYENLLVKDQYDAETPTINTDYFANMEFKFQRWLNIESFDTARIYYDLNGDNQWKEIWRNKGVVLENRWNEVGMTLPEQTNFNNSIRLKFTLGGTDDYTVYSGLNIDDLALVGNFISYDIGVVQYLGPTCNCYHTSQEQISVKVTNRGYETASNIPIGFSFDGGETWTMDEIAASIASNDTITYTFSEFADFSNGGWYDILIKTFLPEDEIPENDMLQKDQFMPYREALPYYTGFETDDGRWHITDTSDTWERGVPNYDVINETATGNKAWVTKLTFNYTNNANALLEGPCFDLSQLEKPVFECKVWGQINDEGDGLTLMYSIDGGETWQPVADDQYYNWNWYNNQTPNPPATTAWDTSSTDWIVMRTILPDALDAYDYVKFGFLFTSDEGGVSEGVAVDDVAIYESPLDFTVSALNYPQTDCEWPDTTHVKINIENKAPVTALSGTEVPVKFIWQEQHIVTDTVILDQDLAPDTPYEHLYSATVPMDSAGDYDFKFITLYEDDPYYYGASNDTTTSLVSVNGMPQYNPFPPITGKPSGSVDLDAGAGYTGYAWSTGYTGQVLSVFADDTYTVTVTNGEGCTAVDSTEVITSTDDLEMNEVLTSIDNVCLRPNPFDLEVRIFNRGEEHYGPGEEIPLAFQLNGMEPYEDTLVLADSLHIDSSINYTYSQQVDMSESRQHTLVVYANNAKDLNRADDTLSIVANTWGTPQPAVTGDTVFSSRIDTLSIDAGEGFDSYLWQDASTSRYYDVNSDIAQWYHVTVDDVHGCGPTDDSVYVNTNDLYLTSLESPIDACEHSTTEYPSVRVYNNSGNLIPAGENIQIGFSVNNGTAQTETLALPANLEGGNSQVVTLTNSANLADTGVYNFVVWVKATEDANHENDSLTETVFTYGYPNVDLAYDSIYTLTPDTLEFDAGEGFASYLWYDGATSQTHIADRDTSFVYSVTVSNEDGCGTDSDSVFVFTQDLRLVDINRPLSSCELSDQQLVRLKIYNNSADKLLPGTVIPGSYKVNNGSWHNEEFILNDTIVPGAQFFMAFEQTVDMSSGNYFNIEAAIHYATDANRNNDSASSSVDVWGYPEYTLNYDFVSSTQPDTVELIVTPGNYAGYMWNVGVDNDTLSLEGYDEPWYAVTVTTINGCSKSDTVYVNSKNLTIDQLLAPVDACAHTTTENVSIRIKNTGSDTVYAGNSMTLEITSPETISENYNFSNPLAPGDSIDYTFTGNLDLSEEGNYQVEVTLNADFDANSDDNVLVETITTHGPADVNLGNEITVSSLPFVLDAGAGFESYVWHDNSTDQTFDIDETNITGTGLYSVTVTNNLGCQGSDSRRVNVDIIDWSADDVLSPETGCYGINPPVLILRMSNQSSVPIREGRSFFVNYVLNGDNTEQETFTLTDSVYPQESYDYTFNVVPDFNAYESNVIEILLDNAGDINNGNDAITHTLTPYIPELEFGQDSIKPEDFPYILTAPDGLEDYEWSTGEFGQSIEVDEQGWYTVTAYDDFDCAAMDSVFIVDPTGLSDLTANGNRIEIWPNPAKNTVWIDLNRTTGGKLHYELVTTAGEVVHVAETTMNKGEIIELSIDHLAPGMYLFRFYDNDEYGNRSLIIK